From the genome of Thermodesulfovibrionales bacterium:
GCCAGTGTCCTTGTCTGACCATTGGTGAATATACCTGTTATTACTCCGTCCTCTGATATTATTATGTTTTTCAGAAACCCTGCTGGATACCCATCCTGGCTGAGATTCATAAGGCTGAATTCAGAGGCAAACTGTGTTGATGCATCAAGTCCATTTCCTGAAGGTGTTTCACTTGTTCCTATGCCATAATTAAATGTAATGGCCTGAGGTGAGGTTATACCTGCTCCAAAGTTAAAATTGATTGGTACTGAATTATCAGTGTTCAGTGAGCCATCAGCATTATAGATCAGGGTCTGAGTACCTGCATCAAGTAGCTGACCGGGATTAAGAGGATCGTTATAAACATAATGAACATCCCATGTGTTTGCACCTGTCTTAACGAAATAAAGTGTTATCTGATGAGGTCCTCCCTGAGAATCGTACACTGTAACAGAAGAGGAAAAATTATAATTCTGGGGATCATTATTTATACCATCTCCATTTCCATCAAGTGTAAAAGGAGCAGCAGGTAATGTTGCCTGGGCATTGAGATTAATGGCGATGTTTACTGCCCTGGTCATATTTGCAGGCGTCTGCCTTGTTGCTATGGTGAGATTTCCGACAGTACCTGTGATATTTCCCGCTGCATCAGCAAGGTATCCCTGAAGAATCAAACCCTCCGGGTTCACTATATTTCCATTTTTGTCAATCTGGAACTGACCTGCCCTTGTATAGTATCTTGCGCCTCCATCAGTAACTATAAAGAATCCATCACCATCAATGGCGAGGTCAAGAGCACTTGCTGTTGATTCAAAAGAACCCTGTGTGAATAGAGGTGTGATACTACTGACAAGCACACCCCTACCAACCTGGGATGTGCCCACAAGTCCTGTAATTGTCTGGCTCAAGACATCTCCAAAGGCAAC
Proteins encoded in this window:
- a CDS encoding flagellar hook protein FlgE translates to MITSLYTAISGMNANGTYLSVIGDNIANMNTIGFKASRVAFGDVLSQTITGLVGTSQVGRGVLVSSITPLFTQGSFESTASALDLAIDGDGFFIVTDGGARYYTRAGQFQIDKNGNIVNPEGLILQGYLADAAGNITGTVGNLTIATRQTPANMTRAVNIAINLNAQATLPAAPFTLDGNGDGINNDPQNYNFSSSVTVYDSQGGPHQITLYFVKTGANTWDVHYVYNDPLNPGQLLDAGTQTLIYNADGSLNTDNSVPINFNFGAGITSPQAITFNYGIGTSETPSGNGLDASTQFASEFSLMNLSQDGYPAGFLKNIIISEDGVITGIFTNGQTRTLAQVALARFLAPTELTKLGRNLYAESFDSGQPIVGMPSTSGLGRVLSNTLELSNVDLAEEFVKMISAQRGFQANSRIITTTDELLQELVNLKR